One segment of Setaria viridis chromosome 4, Setaria_viridis_v4.0, whole genome shotgun sequence DNA contains the following:
- the LOC117854143 gene encoding zinc finger protein ZOP1 — translation MTEYWVSQGNKWCDFCKIFIANNPFSIRTHELGKRHKDNVTKRLSTMQKESDAKDKEQQQAARALQQIEAKAKKSYQKDLENSQRNVDGDTSAAPGDGWVFDSTSGYYYDKSTGLYYDSNSGFYYSDGLGKWVTQEEAYKSVQTSKTDVGQSSTSQTKAPPAAETAVPAIKGGPAPGRVVTKPLNPMRPTKGTPAPSAVAVNKRKREDGKPKVIPKEEEAALKAREAARKRVEDREKPLMGLYRTY, via the exons TATTGGGTGAGCCAAGGAAACAAATGGTGCGACTTCTGCAAGATTTTTATAGCTAACAATCCCTTCAGCATCAGAACACATGAACTTGGTAAGCGTCACAAGGACAATGTCACCAAAAGATTATCGACGATGCAAAAGGAGAGTGATGCAAAGGACAAGGAACAGCAGCAAGCTGCCCGAGCCCTTCAGCAGATCGAAGCA AAAGCTAAAAAGAGCTATCAAAAGGATTTGGAGAATAGCCAGAGAAATGTGGATGGAGACACTTCTGCAGCTCCTGGAGATG GATGGGTATTTGATTCAACATCAGGATATTACTACGACAAATCTACTGGACTTTACTATGATTCAAACTCCGGCTTCTATTATTCTGATGGTTTAG GGAAATGGGTTACTCAAGAAGAGGCCTACAAATCTGTGCAAACTTCCAAAACAGACGTTGGTCAATCCTCAACTTCACAAACAAAAGCTCCTCCTGCTGCGGAAACAGCTGTTCCAGCTATTAAAGGAGGTCCAGCTCCAGGTAGGGTTGTCACAAAGCCATTGAACCCGATGAGACCTACCAAGGGCACTCCTGCTCCATCTGCTGTTGCTGTTaacaagaggaagagagaggatgGCAAGCCCAAGGTGATCCccaaggaggaggaagcagccCTCAAAGCCCGAGAGGCTGCGAGAAAGAGAGTAGAGGATAGAGAGAAGCCGCTGATGGGATTATACAGAACTTACTAA
- the LOC117851605 gene encoding uncharacterized protein produces MELRMAPASPPTPPPAMDFRLDSAATSPYATAPSSPRGRLVRDEGTAGGLFLTAPPSPNPFDLLPPATPRLTGANPFDLFQHFTSAPASPRRAAAIYAHFAEGNGGDGEEDDDGDEEFQPRGSYATGGSSVPFDWEERPGTPKRGLGGGAAANEAAWDTDFEFGTIADKAAPAETLTTADELFEEGKIRPLKPRLKTAEEPKVRPLKPPPGLLDGGSVASSPRSPMARGGMRSPRRRSRVGSGVDFDPFAAALLEATKAPSPLGGKEANGGVAPGSPPKKLATRPASRSTGWRRWRLSDLLLFRSSSDGAGANNKQEPIFKPAQQFDAPVKKAFAQPAMTIKAGGKGDDMGKANKHGNRSAAAAAESVAGCARLSPLQRLAKGLGSYSWHYGRGMAAPATKG; encoded by the coding sequence ATGGAGCTGAGGATGGCTCCAGCctcgccgccaacgccgccgcccgcgatgGACTTCCGGCTCGACAGCGCGGCCACGAGCCCGTACGCCACGGCGCCGTCCAGCCCAAGGGGGCGTCTCGTCCGGGACGAGGGAACGGCGGGCGGGTTGTTCTtgacggcgccgccgtcgccgaacCCGTTCGACCTCCTGCCACCGGCCACCCCGCGCCTCACCGGCGCCAACCCGTTCGACctcttccagcacttcaccagCGCGCCCGCCAGCCCACGGCGCGCCGCGGCCATATACGCGCACTTCGCTGAGGGGAACGGTGGGGAtggcgaggaagacgacgacggcgacgaggagttCCAGCCGCGCGGGTCGTACGCCACGGGCGGCTCGTCCGTGCCGTTCGACTGGGAGGAGAGGCCGGGGACGCCGAAGAGGGGgctcggcggtggcgcggccgcgAACGAGGCGGCGTGGGACACGGACTTCGAGTTCGGCACGATCGCCGACaaggccgcgccggcggagaCGCTGACGACGGCCGACGAGCTCTTCGAGGAGGGGAAAATCAGGCCTCTGAAGCCGCGGCTCAAGACGGCCGAGGAGCCCAAGGTTCGCCCACtgaagccgccgccggggcTGCTCGACGGCGGGAGCGTCGCGTCATCGCCGCGGTCGCCGATGGCGAGGGGCGGCATGCggtccccgcggcggcggagcagagtCGGCTCCGGTGTGGACTTCGACCCgttcgccgccgcgctgctggaGGCGACCAAGGCGCCCTCCCCGCTCGGCGGCAAAGAAGCCAACGGCGGCGTCGCCCCAGGCTCGCCGCCCAAGAAACTTGCCACGCGTCCCGCGTCGAGGAGCaccgggtggaggaggtggcggctcAGCGACCTCCTCCTGTTCCGGAGCTCGTCCGACGGCGCCGGTGCCAACAACAAGCAGGAACCGATCTTCAAGCCGGCGCAACAGTTCGACGCGCCCGTCAAGAAGGCGTTCGCTCAGCCGGCGATGACGATCAAAGCCGGCGGCAAAGGCGACGACATGGGCAAGGCCAATAAGCACGGTAACaggagcgcggccgcggcggcggagagcgtcGCTGGGTGCGCACGGCTGAGCCCGCTGCAGCGGCTGGCCAAAGGGCTCGGCTCGTACTCGTGGCACTACGGCCGCggcatggcggcgccggcgaccaagGGTTGA